In Rhodoferax sediminis, the sequence GATCAGCCGGATGTATTCGGGGACGGGCGTGTGGGCCGGACAGGCCCACTGGCAATCGACGACCTTGTGGAAATAGGACGGATTCGCGATATCGGTAGGCTGCAAAACTGTCTCCTTGCCCTGGTGTGCTTTGCACAAACGGTGACTAGTAATAACAGTCTAAGCCTCGCAGCCCTGAAAGTGTTCTCGGGTGAATCCCGCAGCGTGGTCTTTACACGTCAAACGCTCAGGATACCGCCTGCGCCAGCCGGGAAAAAGCGCTGACCACCTCGGGCGGCGCCTGCACCAACTCGATCAGAACCCCCTCACCGCCAATCGGCAATTCGTCGTTGCCCTTGGGGTGGACGAAGCAGATGTCGAACCCCGCCGCGCCCTTGCGGATGCCGCCGGGCGCGAAGCGCACGCCCCTGCTTGAGAGCCACTGCACCGCGCCGGGCAGGTCGTCGATCCAGAGCCCGACATGGTTGAGCGGTGTGCTGTGGACGGCCGGCTTCCTGTCGGGGTCAAGTGGCTGCATCAGATCCACTTCGACCTTGAACGGGCCCGTACCCATGGCGCAGATGTCTTCATCCACGTTCTCGCGCTCCGAGACAAAGTTGCCCGTGATTTCCAGGCCGAACATGTCCACCCACAGCGTGCGCAGGCGCTCCTTGCTGGGGCCGCCGATGGCGATTTGCTGGATGCCGAGAACTTTGAAAGGACGCTGACTCATGTGAACTCCCAATTTTCGTTCATGCATGCGTTCATGCAAACTCGATGATCGGCTGGTCCACCGCCAGGCTTTCGCCCTTGGCCGCCAGCACCTTGCCCACCACGCCGTCGGCCACCGCAAACAGCACGTTTTCCATCTTCATGGCCTCGATCACGGCCACGCGCTCGCCCGCCTGCACCTTCTGCCCCGGCTGCACCGCCACATCCACCAGCAGGCCCGGCATGGGCGAGAGCACGTAGCGGCTCATGTCGGGCGGCGCCTTGTAGGGCATCAGCGCATACAACGCGGCCGCGCGCGGCGACAGCACCAGCGCGTCGATGCGGCTGCCGCTGTGCGCCACGCGAATGGACAGGGGGTTCTTGCCCGTGCCGCGCTCGACCTGCGCCGTGAACGGCCGGTCGTTGCAGGTGCCGCGAATGCGGACCGAACCGAGCCTGAAGTTGCTACAAAACTTATAGCTGCTTGCGCCCACCTGGACATGGCTGGAGCCTGTTTTTCCTTCAAAGTCCGTGACCTGCACCGGACTGGTGAGGTGGTGCCCCTGCTGGCCCAGCGTGACCACCACAAACTCCTCACCCACTGCCACTTCATGGCCCTGCATCTGGCCGCTGATGCCGGTCGCGCGGTCTCGATAGCGGCGGTTCACAAACGCCGCCAGCGCCACCAGGAAGTTCGGGTCGTCGCGTGGCACCTCTTCCGCCTTGAAGCCGCTGGCATAGTGCTCGGCGATGAAGCCGGTGTTGAAATCGCCGGCGACAAACTTGGGATGCGCCAGCAGCGCTGCCTGAAACGGGATGTTGCTGCCGACGCCGCGAATCACAAAGCCGTTGAGCGCCTCGCGCATCTTCGCAATGGCGTCGAGGCGGTCCTTGCCGTGCACGATGAGCTTGGCGATCATCGAGTCGTAGAACATCGGGATCTCGCCGCCGTCCCGCACCCCAGTGTCGACGCGTACGCCATACAGGTGCGAAGGATCGGCCGCAAACATCGTCTCCTTCGGCGGCTGGAAACGCACGAGCCGGCCGGTGCTCGGCAGAAAGCCGCGGAACGGGTCTTCGGCGTTGATGCGGCACTCGATGGCCCAGCCGCTGCGCTGCACGTCTTTTTGTTCCAGCGGCAGCGTCTCGCCGGCCGCCACGCGGATCATCAGCTCCACCAGGTCCAGCCCGGTGATGCACTCGGTCACCGGATGTTCGACCTGCAGCCGCGTATTCATCTCCAGGAAATAAAAGCTCTGGTCCCGGCCAACGACGAACTCCACCGTGCCGGCGCTCTGGTACTTGACCGCGCGGGCCAATGCCACCGCCTGCTCGCCCATGGCCTTGCGCGTGGCCTCGGAGATGAAGGGTGACGGTGCCTCCTCGATCACCTTCTGATGCCGGCGCTGGATCGAGCATTCGCGCTCGTTCAGGTAAACACAGTTGCCATGGCTGTCGCCCATGAGCTGGATTTCGATGTGGCGCGGCTCCTCGACAAACTTCTCGATGAACACGCGGTCGTCGCCAAAGCTGCTCAGCGCCTCGTTGCGGCAGCTGGTAAAGCCTTCGAACGCTTCCTTGTCGTTGAACGCCACGCGCAGCCCCTTGCCACCGCCGCCGGCGCTGGCCTTGATCATGACGGGGTAGCCAATGCCTTTGGCGATCTCGACCGCCTGCTCGGCCGTCTCAATCGCTTCGTTGACGCCGGGGATGCAGTTCACGCCGGCTTCCTTGGCCAGCTTCTTGGACGCAATCTTGTCGCCCATCGCCGCGATGGAATGGTGCTTGGGGCCGATGAAGACAATGCCTTCTTCCTCCACCCGCCTGGCAAAGTCCGCGTTCTCGCTCAGGAAACCGTAGCCCGGGTGCACCGCCTGCGCGCCGGTCTGCTTGCAAGCGGCAATGATCCTGTCCGCCACCAGGTAACTCTCGCGGCTGGGTGCCGGGCCGATGTTGACGGCCTCGTCTGCCAACGCCACGTGGCGCGCGCCTGCATCGGCGTCGGAATACACCGCCACCGTTTTGATGCCCATCTTGCGGGCCGTCTTGATCACGCGGCAGGCGATTTCACCGCGGTTGGCAATCAGGATTTTGGTAAACATTCGCAGTCTCCTATTCGGGAATCAGGTTTTGTGCTTTGCGCAGTGGCTTGAAGCGTCATCAGGGCTGTGTCTGAGCCCGCAACGGGCACGGTGTATCCGCCTTCGCTCATGTCCCCCGCCCTGCGGGCTCCTCCTTTACTTCGCTGCGGCAGACACACCGCGCCCGTTGCTGCGAAGGGGGTTTTGCGCAGGCCGGCCGACCCCGCCACTTCAAGAGCGGGCTGCCCGGGTGCTTTGCGCAGGTAAAGGAGGAGGCCAAAGGCCGGGGGACACGAAGCAAAGTGCCCGGGCAGCCCGCTCTCACCCACGCGGTTCAGTGCAAAGCTCTTCATGTCCATGGTCACAACGGAATGTTCCCGTGCTTGCGCCACGGGTTCTCGATCTTCTTCTCGCGCAGCATCACCAGGCTGCGGCAGATGCGCTTGCGCGTCTCGTGCGGCAGGATCACATCGTCGATGAAACCGCGCGCACCGGCCACGAACGGGTTGGCGAAACGCTCCTTGTATTCCGCCTCGCGTGCAGCGAGTTTTACAGGATCGTTCTTGTCCTCGCGGAAGATGATTTCCACCGCGCCCTTGGCGCCCATCACCGCGATTTCGGCGTTCGGCCAGGCGAAGTTGACATCGCCGCGCAGGTGCTTGGAGCTCATCACATCGTAGGCGCCGCCGTAGGCCTTGCGCGTGATCACCGTGATCTTCGGGACCGTGCATTCGGCGTAGGCGAATAGCAGCTTGGCGCCATGTTTGATGATGCCGCCATACTCCTGCGCGGTGCCCGGCATGAAGCCCGGCACATCGACAAACGTGACCACGGGGATATTGAAGGCGTCACAAAAGCGCACGAAGCGCGCGGCCTTGATCGAGCTCTTGATGTCCAGGCAGCCCGCCAGCACCAGCGGCTGATTCGCCACGATGCCGATGGTCTGCCCTTCCATGCGGCCGAAGCCGATGAGGATGTTCTTCGCATACTCGGGCTGCAGCTCGAAAAAGTCGCCATCGTCCACGGTCTTGGTGATCAGCTCCTTCATGTCGTAGGGCTGGTTGGGGTTGTCGGGCACCAGCGTGTCGAGCGAAGCCTCCATGCGATCCGCCGGATCACCGCTCAGGCGCACCGGGGCTTTTTCGCGGTTGCTGAGTGGCAGGTAGTTGTACAGGCGCCGCAACATCAGCAGCGCCTCCACGTCGTTCTCGAACGCCAGGTCGGCCACGCCGCTCTTGGTGGTGTGCGAGATCGCACCGCCCAGCTCTTCGGCGGTGACCTCCTCGTGCGTCACGGTCTTGACCACCTCGGGGCCCGTGACGAACATGTACGAGCTGTCCTTGACCATGAAGATGAAATCGGTCATGGCCGGCGAATACACGGCGCCGCCCGCGCACGGCCCCATGATCATGCTGATTTGCGGCACCACGCCACTGGCCATCACGTTGCGCTGGAACACGTCGGCGTAGCCGCCCAGCGAGGCCACGCCTTCCTGGATGCGCGCACCGCCCGAATCGTTCAGGCCGATCACCGGCGCGCCGACCTTCATGGCCTGGTCCATCACCTTGCAGATCTTCTCGGCATGCGCCTCGGACAGCGCACCGCCGAACACGGTGAAGTCCTGGCTGAACACGAACACCAGGCGGCCGTTGATCATGCCGTAGCCGGTGACCACGCCGTCCCCCGGAATCTTGTTGTCGGCCATGCCGAAGTCGCTGCAGCGGTGCTCCACGAACATGTCCCATTCCTCGAACGTGCCCTCATCGAGCAGCAGTTCCAGCCGCTCGCGGGCCGTGAGCTTGCCCTTCTTGTGCTGGGAATCAATGCGCTTTTGTCCACCGCCCAGGCGCGCGAGTTCGCGCTTGGCTTCGAGTTGTTCGAGGATGTTTTGCATGGTCAGTTTTCGTCGTTGCTTCAATATTGATAGTGGATCATGCCCGTCTGTCCTGGGCTGCGAGCAGATTTCGTGCTGCAGTGGAGGCCGCCAGCCGGCCTTCGGCGACTTCGCGGGTCAGCTGCGGCAGCAGCTCGCGCACCTGCGGATGCTGGCGGAACGCCTGCTTCAGGCCCGCATCGATGCGCTCCCACATCCACGCCAGCGCCTGATGTTGCCGGCGCGCCGCCAGCCGTCCGTTGGCGCCCTGCAGCGCCTGGTACTGCGTGACCGCCGCCCAGAATTCGGCCACACCCTTGCCGTGCAGCGCGCTGAGCTGGATCACCTGGGGATGCCACTGCTTGTCGGGGCCCTGCGCCTGGGCGTGTCCCATCGCATGGTTCACCAGGCCAAACAGCCGCATCGCCGACATGATTTGCGCCTGGGCGCGGCGCGCGGCATCGGCATCGAGGTCGGCCTTGTTGATGACCACCAGGTCGGCCAATTCCATCACGCCCTTCTTGATGGCCTGCAAATCGTCGCCCGCGTTGGGCAGCTGCATCAGCACGAACATGTCGGTCATGCCGGCCACCGCCGTCTCGGATTGCCCCACACCGACGGTCTCGACGATGACCACGTCGTAGCCCGCGGCCTCGCACACCAGCATGGCCTCGCGCGTTTTCTCGGCCACACCGCCCAGCGTGCCGCTGGACGGACTTGGACGGATATACGCGCGTTCGTGCACCGAGAGCTTTTCCATGCGCGTCTTGTCGCCCAGGATGGAGCCGCCCGACACCGTGGACGACGGGTCGATGGTGAGCACGGCAACACGGTGGCCTTGTTCGATCAGGTACAGGCCGAGCACTTCGATAAAGGTGGATTTGCCCACGCCCGGCACGCCGCTGATGCCCAGCCGAAACGCCTTGCCGGTGTGCGGCAGCAGCGCCGTGAGCAGTTCGTCGGCCTGCGCGCGGTGGTCGGCGCGGGTGGATTCCAGCAGCGTGATGGCCTTGGCGATGGCGCGGCGCTGTACGCTGGCCCCGCCGTGCAGCACTGCGTCCACCAGTGCGCTCTGGCTCACTTCAATGCAGCCTTGATCTGCTCCAGCACATCCTTGGCGCTGGCCGGAATCGGCGTGCCCGGGCCATAGATGCCCTTGACGCCCGCCTCGTACAGCATCTCGTAGTCCTGGCGCGGAATCACGCCGCCGACGAACACGATGATGTCATCGGCGCCCTGCTTTTTGAGCTCGGCCAGAATGGCCGGCACCAGCGTCTTGTGGCCAGCCGCCAGCGTGGAGACGCCCACGGCATGCACGTCGTTCTCGATCGCCTGGCGCGCGCATTCTTCCGGCGTCTGGAACAGCGGGCCGATGTCGATGTCGAAGCCGAGGTCGGCAAAGGCCGTGGCGACGACCTTGGCGCCACGGTCATGGCCGTCCTGGCCCAATTTGGAGATCATCACGCGCGGGCGCCGGCCCTGATCCTGGGCGAATTGATCAATTTCGGCCTTGAGTTTGTCCCAGCCTTCGGCCGAGTCATAAGCGGCTGCATACACACCGGTCACCTTTTGCGTATCGGCGCGGTGGCGCCCGTAAACCTTCTCCATCGCATCGCTGACCTCGCCCACCGTGGCGCGCAGGCGCATCGCGCGGATCGTCAGGTCCAGCAAATTGCCGGCGCCCGACTCTGCTGCAGAAGTGATAGCAGACAGTGCTGACTGCACAAGGGCTGCATCGCGATTTTGCTTGATATTTTTTAATCGCGTGATCTGCCCGTCACGCACCGCCACGTTATCGATGTCGCGGGTTTCAATCGCGTCTTCCGTCTTGAGCTTGTATTTGTTGACGCCGACAATCACGTCCTTGCCCGAATCGATGCGGGCCTGCTTCTCGGCCGCCGCGGCCTCGATCTTGAGCTTGGCCCAGCCGCTGTCCACGGCCTTGGTCATGCCGCCCATGGCATCGACCTCTTCAATAATGGCCCAGGCCGCATCGGCCATGTCCTGCGTGAGCTTTTCCATCATGTAGCTGCCCGCCCACGGGTCCACCACGCTGGTGATGTGCGTCTCCTCCTGGATGATGAGCTGGGTGTTGCGCGCGATGCGCGACGAGAACTCGGTCGGCAGCGCGATGGCTTCGTCGAAGCTGTTGGTGTGCAGGCTTTGCGTGCCGCCGAACACGGCCGCCATCGCCTCGATGGTGGTGCGCACCACATTGTTGTACGGATCCTGCTCG encodes:
- the scpA gene encoding methylmalonyl-CoA mutase, coding for MSPKSPEFKSANLDDWAKAAARSAPGGDVSALSWHTPDGISVKPLYTAQDIKDLPYTDTLPGFEPYIRGPQATMYAVRPWTIRQYAGFSTAEESNAFYRKALAAGGQGVSVAFDLATHRGYDSDHPRVTGDVGKAGVAIDSVEDMKILFDQIPLDKVSVSMTMNGAVLPVLAGYVVAAEEQGVSQDQLSGTIQNDILKEFMVRNTYIYPPEPSMRIIGDIIEYTAQHMPKFNSISISGYHMQEAGANQALELAFTLADGKEYVKTAIAKGMDVDGFAGRLSFFWAIGMNFYLEVAKMRAARLLWCRIMKEFNAKSPKSLMLRTHCQTSGWSLTEQDPYNNVVRTTIEAMAAVFGGTQSLHTNSFDEAIALPTEFSSRIARNTQLIIQEETHITSVVDPWAGSYMMEKLTQDMADAAWAIIEEVDAMGGMTKAVDSGWAKLKIEAAAAEKQARIDSGKDVIVGVNKYKLKTEDAIETRDIDNVAVRDGQITRLKNIKQNRDAALVQSALSAITSAAESGAGNLLDLTIRAMRLRATVGEVSDAMEKVYGRHRADTQKVTGVYAAAYDSAEGWDKLKAEIDQFAQDQGRRPRVMISKLGQDGHDRGAKVVATAFADLGFDIDIGPLFQTPEECARQAIENDVHAVGVSTLAAGHKTLVPAILAELKKQGADDIIVFVGGVIPRQDYEMLYEAGVKGIYGPGTPIPASAKDVLEQIKAALK
- the meaB gene encoding methylmalonyl Co-A mutase-associated GTPase MeaB; protein product: MSQSALVDAVLHGGASVQRRAIAKAITLLESTRADHRAQADELLTALLPHTGKAFRLGISGVPGVGKSTFIEVLGLYLIEQGHRVAVLTIDPSSTVSGGSILGDKTRMEKLSVHERAYIRPSPSSGTLGGVAEKTREAMLVCEAAGYDVVIVETVGVGQSETAVAGMTDMFVLMQLPNAGDDLQAIKKGVMELADLVVINKADLDADAARRAQAQIMSAMRLFGLVNHAMGHAQAQGPDKQWHPQVIQLSALHGKGVAEFWAAVTQYQALQGANGRLAARRQHQALAWMWERIDAGLKQAFRQHPQVRELLPQLTREVAEGRLAASTAARNLLAAQDRRA
- a CDS encoding acyl-CoA carboxylase subunit beta, producing the protein MQNILEQLEAKRELARLGGGQKRIDSQHKKGKLTARERLELLLDEGTFEEWDMFVEHRCSDFGMADNKIPGDGVVTGYGMINGRLVFVFSQDFTVFGGALSEAHAEKICKVMDQAMKVGAPVIGLNDSGGARIQEGVASLGGYADVFQRNVMASGVVPQISMIMGPCAGGAVYSPAMTDFIFMVKDSSYMFVTGPEVVKTVTHEEVTAEELGGAISHTTKSGVADLAFENDVEALLMLRRLYNYLPLSNREKAPVRLSGDPADRMEASLDTLVPDNPNQPYDMKELITKTVDDGDFFELQPEYAKNILIGFGRMEGQTIGIVANQPLVLAGCLDIKSSIKAARFVRFCDAFNIPVVTFVDVPGFMPGTAQEYGGIIKHGAKLLFAYAECTVPKITVITRKAYGGAYDVMSSKHLRGDVNFAWPNAEIAVMGAKGAVEIIFREDKNDPVKLAAREAEYKERFANPFVAGARGFIDDVILPHETRKRICRSLVMLREKKIENPWRKHGNIPL
- a CDS encoding acetyl-CoA carboxylase biotin carboxylase subunit; amino-acid sequence: MFTKILIANRGEIACRVIKTARKMGIKTVAVYSDADAGARHVALADEAVNIGPAPSRESYLVADRIIAACKQTGAQAVHPGYGFLSENADFARRVEEEGIVFIGPKHHSIAAMGDKIASKKLAKEAGVNCIPGVNEAIETAEQAVEIAKGIGYPVMIKASAGGGGKGLRVAFNDKEAFEGFTSCRNEALSSFGDDRVFIEKFVEEPRHIEIQLMGDSHGNCVYLNERECSIQRRHQKVIEEAPSPFISEATRKAMGEQAVALARAVKYQSAGTVEFVVGRDQSFYFLEMNTRLQVEHPVTECITGLDLVELMIRVAAGETLPLEQKDVQRSGWAIECRINAEDPFRGFLPSTGRLVRFQPPKETMFAADPSHLYGVRVDTGVRDGGEIPMFYDSMIAKLIVHGKDRLDAIAKMREALNGFVIRGVGSNIPFQAALLAHPKFVAGDFNTGFIAEHYASGFKAEEVPRDDPNFLVALAAFVNRRYRDRATGISGQMQGHEVAVGEEFVVVTLGQQGHHLTSPVQVTDFEGKTGSSHVQVGASSYKFCSNFRLGSVRIRGTCNDRPFTAQVERGTGKNPLSIRVAHSGSRIDALVLSPRAAALYALMPYKAPPDMSRYVLSPMPGLLVDVAVQPGQKVQAGERVAVIEAMKMENVLFAVADGVVGKVLAAKGESLAVDQPIIEFA
- a CDS encoding VOC family protein produces the protein MSQRPFKVLGIQQIAIGGPSKERLRTLWVDMFGLEITGNFVSERENVDEDICAMGTGPFKVEVDLMQPLDPDRKPAVHSTPLNHVGLWIDDLPGAVQWLSSRGVRFAPGGIRKGAAGFDICFVHPKGNDELPIGGEGVLIELVQAPPEVVSAFSRLAQAVS